One segment of Sylvia atricapilla isolate bSylAtr1 chromosome 8, bSylAtr1.pri, whole genome shotgun sequence DNA contains the following:
- the LOC136364273 gene encoding dual specificity protein phosphatase 13B-like, producing the protein MLHTRDSSSLTRSTSYETPSLSDLQQLLWLRAGSDSHVDQVWPNIYLGDAWAARSKSILQGLNITHILNAADGPYSINTGAKYYADLEIEYYGVEAFDDPSFDLSIFFYDATNFICRALNSSGGKVLVHCAMGVSRSATLVLAFLMIHENMTLVDALKTVSAHRNICPNSGFLSQLRDLDIKLNEERKRTRAFATRGL; encoded by the exons ATGCTTCACACCAGAGACTCTTCATCTCTGACACGCAGCACTTCCTATGAAACTCCATCACTATCAgatctccagcagctcctgtggctcaGAGCAGGCTCTGATAGTCACGTGGACCAAGTCTGGCCAAATATCTACCTGGGAGATGC GTGGGCTGCTAGGAGCAAAAGTATTCTTCAAGGCCTCAACATTACTCATATCCTTAATGCAGCAGATGGACCATATAGCATCAACACAGGAGCCAAATATTATGCAGATCTGGAAATAGAGTACTATGGAGTGGAAGCATTTGATGATCCTTCCTTTGATTTAAGTATCTTCTTCTACGATGCTACCAATTTCATATGCAGGGCCTTAAACTCTTCAGGAG GTAAGGTGCTCGTTCATTGTGCCATGGGAGTGAGCCGCTCAGCAACTTTAGTGCTTGCCTTTTTAATGATCCATGAAAACATGACACTTGTGGATGCTCTGAAGACAGTGAGTGCTCACAGAAACATCTGCCCGAATTCGGGGTTCCTCAGCCAGCTCCGGGACTTGGATATTAAATTgaatgaagagaggaaaagaaccAGAGCATTTGCTACTAGAGGCCTGTAA